A genomic segment from Chitinophaga niabensis encodes:
- a CDS encoding DUF7133 domain-containing protein: protein MKKISLSLIYVFTVFISASAQRSSTNPPELTITRFSGPDVTPSPACLAVAPTGEVYVGVDMIGSLGKDPGKGRILKLIDKDNDGKMDEHIDFAEVDNPRGILVLGKQVFVLHTTFSKETKKATGMALVVFEDKDGDGKADGAPKPLVENLSNTKYIQERGTDHATNGIRMGIDGWIYISVGDFGFHNATDRSGKKLTMLGGGVVRVRPDGTEMEIFTHGTRNVYDVAIDPYMNVFTRENTNDGGGWNVRFSHHIQSGEYGYPVLFQHFTDEILPALVDVGGGSGTGALFMSEPNWPEKYNNVPMMADWGRSMLYIHRVTPDGPTFTQKEEEFIQLAQITDLDVDGSGRLFLSAWDGAGYSGSASKGYVIRAVPNDWTYKAFPDLAKASVEELAGLLRSASAVARLNASQELIARGDKQAALAIASDVTLPLYTRIAGIYTYAQAAGAEGIPALTAFTKDAAVREYALRALADRKGTLSNVSEEPFLEGLKDTSSRVRAAAIIGLGRLGRIDAATALLQTPVPASFVEPAKDVEGPHATPNSAIVLPHLAVQALVSMHAVDAAVAGINGKNSALALWTLRYMHDQKAVSGLIAAYTVSKDAKLKKQIITTLARLYKKEADYDASWWWGTRPDSHGPYYKAVLWEGSPAIEKFLQKEALKVPAQKQYFRDLDARHRMDIAAFAPLKKAEPVASKEPKVDLEKIKNKKGQVGKASIEDVLIAVNNLKGDPAKGKLLFTAQGCVACHSINKGEKMKGPFMGQIGSIMNREQITESILKPNASISQGFSTVTITAKGGKSYMGFVTEETAARVVLRDIGGNVYTVKASDILSRKEMKTSMMPPGLANALSYEELASLVTFLAQQKK from the coding sequence ATGAAGAAAATTTCTCTTAGTCTGATCTACGTCTTTACAGTATTTATTAGCGCAAGCGCTCAACGTTCTTCTACTAACCCACCAGAATTAACGATCACCAGGTTTTCCGGTCCTGATGTAACGCCCAGCCCGGCCTGCCTTGCAGTTGCGCCAACCGGCGAAGTGTATGTAGGTGTGGATATGATCGGCTCCCTGGGTAAAGATCCCGGGAAAGGCCGGATCCTCAAGCTGATCGACAAGGACAATGATGGCAAAATGGATGAACACATCGACTTTGCAGAGGTGGATAATCCCCGCGGCATCCTGGTGCTGGGCAAACAGGTTTTTGTATTGCACACCACCTTCTCCAAAGAAACCAAAAAAGCCACAGGTATGGCTTTAGTAGTTTTTGAAGATAAGGATGGGGATGGCAAAGCAGACGGTGCGCCCAAACCACTCGTTGAAAACCTTAGTAATACCAAATATATCCAGGAACGTGGCACAGACCATGCCACCAACGGCATCAGGATGGGTATTGATGGCTGGATCTATATCTCCGTAGGGGATTTTGGATTCCACAATGCTACAGACCGTTCCGGAAAGAAACTGACCATGCTGGGCGGAGGGGTTGTAAGGGTACGCCCTGATGGCACCGAAATGGAGATCTTCACCCATGGGACCCGTAACGTATATGATGTAGCCATTGACCCTTACATGAACGTTTTTACCAGGGAAAATACCAATGACGGAGGCGGATGGAATGTACGTTTCTCTCATCATATCCAATCCGGAGAATATGGTTACCCCGTATTGTTCCAGCATTTTACAGATGAAATATTGCCTGCTTTGGTGGACGTTGGCGGAGGCTCCGGCACAGGTGCCTTATTTATGTCCGAACCCAACTGGCCTGAGAAATACAATAACGTTCCCATGATGGCAGACTGGGGACGCAGTATGCTTTACATTCACAGGGTAACACCTGATGGCCCTACTTTCACACAAAAGGAAGAAGAGTTTATTCAACTCGCTCAGATCACAGACCTGGATGTCGATGGTTCCGGCAGGCTTTTCCTGTCTGCATGGGATGGCGCAGGTTATTCCGGCAGTGCGAGTAAAGGTTATGTGATCCGTGCAGTGCCTAACGACTGGACCTATAAAGCATTCCCGGACCTGGCAAAAGCTTCCGTTGAAGAACTCGCGGGCTTGCTTAGATCAGCCAGCGCAGTGGCCCGTTTGAATGCTTCCCAGGAACTGATTGCCCGTGGTGATAAGCAAGCCGCATTGGCTATCGCTTCTGATGTTACATTGCCATTATATACCCGCATCGCAGGTATTTATACATATGCGCAGGCAGCAGGAGCTGAAGGTATCCCTGCATTAACAGCATTTACAAAAGATGCTGCTGTGAGGGAATACGCTTTGCGTGCTTTGGCTGATCGTAAAGGGACCCTTAGCAATGTTTCTGAAGAGCCTTTCCTGGAAGGCCTTAAAGATACTTCATCACGTGTGCGCGCTGCTGCCATTATCGGGCTGGGACGTTTAGGGCGTATTGATGCAGCTACTGCATTGTTGCAAACCCCCGTCCCTGCATCATTTGTGGAGCCTGCTAAAGATGTGGAAGGCCCGCACGCAACACCTAATTCTGCTATCGTATTACCCCACCTGGCTGTACAGGCACTTGTTAGTATGCATGCCGTAGATGCAGCTGTAGCAGGGATCAATGGTAAAAATTCAGCACTCGCATTATGGACGCTGCGTTATATGCACGATCAGAAAGCGGTGAGTGGTTTGATAGCTGCCTACACGGTATCGAAAGATGCAAAGTTGAAAAAGCAGATCATTACCACGTTAGCACGTCTCTATAAAAAGGAGGCTGATTATGATGCATCCTGGTGGTGGGGTACAAGGCCTGATTCACATGGCCCTTATTACAAAGCCGTGCTTTGGGAAGGATCACCTGCCATTGAAAAATTCCTGCAGAAAGAAGCGCTGAAAGTACCTGCACAGAAACAATATTTCAGGGACCTCGATGCGCGTCACCGGATGGATATTGCTGCCTTCGCTCCTCTGAAAAAGGCCGAGCCGGTTGCTTCGAAAGAACCTAAAGTAGATCTCGAGAAGATCAAAAATAAAAAAGGCCAGGTAGGTAAAGCGTCTATCGAAGACGTTTTGATAGCCGTTAATAATTTAAAAGGAGATCCGGCGAAAGGGAAATTATTGTTTACCGCTCAGGGCTGTGTTGCCTGCCATAGTATCAACAAAGGAGAGAAAATGAAAGGTCCTTTTATGGGACAGATCGGATCCATTATGAACAGGGAGCAGATCACAGAATCTATTCTGAAACCTAACGCCTCTATCTCACAAGGATTTTCTACAGTAACGATCACCGCGAAAGGTGGTAAATCCTATATGGGTTTTGTTACGGAAGAAACTGCGGCCAGGGTTGTTTTGAGGGATATTGGCGGGAATGTGTACACGGTGAAAGCATCTGATATACTAAGCCGTAAGGAAATGAAAACGTCCATGATGCCACCGGGCCTTGCGAATGCTTTGTCGTACGAGGAGCTTGCGTCGCTGGTTACCTTCCTGGCACAGCAGAAGAAATAA
- a CDS encoding alpha-L-fucosidase: MKRSLLILFVGITLHAHAQQSTIAVPANASPEEVIRKAAHVVPTANQYAALQNEFIAFIHFGPNTFTRMEWGNGKEDPSIFALQTLDTDQWCAAMKAAGMKMVILTVKHHDGFVLWQSRYTQHGIMSTPFQNGKGDILRNLSASCKKYGLKLGIYLSPADLFQIENPQGLYGNLSRYTKRTIPRAVPGRPFANKTTFEFEVDDYNEYFLNQLFELLTEYGPVHEVWFDGAHPKTKGGQQYNYTAWKKLIHTLAPKAVIFGKEDIRWCGNESGKTRAEEWNIIPYSSNPNTATHFPDMTKDSLGQRSELLHAAFLHYQQAETNTSIREGWFYRDDTRQKVRSADDVFDIYERSVGGNSTFLLNIPPNRSGRFSPADSAVLLETGRRIKATYGSNLFKGAKGPQAMLDGNAGTAFQLKAETGTIEISTPAPVTINRIMLQEAVRTQSERVEKHAVDAWINGEWKEIAHSANIGYKRILRFPDITASRFRLRITASRLAPAISHISAHYFKSRPPQLSITQSADGMINIEPLQQEFNWKPHGENAVKNLAASFDIYYSTDGSAPATKYAGPFRMQPGEVKAISVQGEEKSDVFSQAIGLAKQNWKLVNFSSERNRRPATAAFDANTKTFWQSADSTSHNIIINLGAQHQLKGFAYTPQTVNAEGMMEKGKIMVSNDGQQWKQAGDFMFGNLINDPSIRYYYFQTPVSAKYVKIEATAIAGGSRSLTIAELDFFE; the protein is encoded by the coding sequence ATGAAAAGGTCATTATTAATTTTATTCGTGGGCATCACATTGCATGCCCACGCCCAGCAATCTACCATAGCAGTGCCGGCCAATGCTTCGCCGGAAGAGGTCATCCGCAAGGCAGCACATGTAGTGCCCACTGCCAACCAGTACGCAGCACTGCAAAATGAGTTTATAGCATTTATACATTTCGGCCCGAATACTTTTACGCGGATGGAGTGGGGCAATGGTAAGGAAGATCCTTCCATTTTTGCCCTGCAAACCCTCGATACTGATCAATGGTGCGCGGCTATGAAAGCAGCAGGCATGAAAATGGTGATCCTTACTGTTAAACACCACGATGGCTTTGTGCTCTGGCAGAGCCGTTATACACAGCACGGCATCATGAGTACCCCGTTCCAAAACGGGAAAGGCGATATACTTCGTAACCTTTCTGCCTCCTGCAAAAAATACGGATTGAAGCTGGGCATCTACCTTTCACCGGCAGATCTGTTCCAGATTGAAAACCCTCAGGGCCTGTATGGCAACCTTAGCAGGTATACGAAAAGAACTATCCCGAGAGCTGTTCCGGGCCGTCCGTTTGCCAACAAAACCACTTTTGAGTTTGAGGTAGACGACTACAATGAATATTTCCTCAACCAGCTTTTTGAACTGCTCACGGAATATGGGCCTGTACACGAAGTGTGGTTCGATGGCGCACATCCTAAAACCAAAGGCGGCCAGCAGTATAATTATACCGCCTGGAAAAAGCTGATCCATACCCTGGCCCCGAAGGCTGTGATCTTCGGAAAGGAAGATATACGCTGGTGTGGTAACGAATCTGGTAAAACGCGGGCAGAGGAATGGAATATCATCCCTTATTCCTCCAATCCCAATACGGCCACACACTTTCCGGACATGACGAAGGACTCCCTGGGCCAGCGCTCCGAATTATTGCATGCTGCATTCCTCCATTACCAGCAGGCAGAAACCAATACTTCCATCCGGGAAGGCTGGTTTTACCGGGATGATACCCGGCAAAAAGTACGCAGTGCAGATGATGTGTTTGATATTTACGAACGTTCAGTAGGCGGCAATTCCACCTTCCTGCTGAATATACCTCCCAACCGCAGTGGACGCTTCTCTCCCGCAGATTCTGCTGTACTGCTGGAAACCGGCCGCAGGATAAAAGCCACTTATGGCAGCAACCTGTTCAAAGGCGCAAAAGGTCCGCAGGCTATGCTGGATGGCAACGCCGGAACAGCATTCCAATTAAAGGCAGAAACCGGCACCATCGAAATTTCAACTCCAGCCCCGGTAACCATTAACCGCATCATGCTGCAGGAAGCTGTGCGTACACAGAGTGAACGCGTGGAAAAACATGCGGTAGATGCATGGATAAACGGAGAATGGAAAGAAATTGCACACTCCGCGAACATTGGTTACAAACGCATCCTGCGCTTCCCTGATATAACGGCAAGCCGCTTCAGGTTGCGTATCACAGCTTCCCGCCTGGCACCGGCTATCAGTCACATTTCCGCACATTACTTCAAAAGCCGCCCGCCACAGTTGTCGATCACGCAGTCTGCCGATGGCATGATAAATATTGAACCTTTACAACAGGAATTTAACTGGAAACCTCATGGCGAAAATGCGGTAAAAAACCTTGCTGCCAGTTTCGACATTTACTACAGCACCGATGGCAGCGCACCCGCTACAAAATATGCGGGACCGTTCCGCATGCAGCCTGGTGAAGTGAAGGCAATTTCCGTACAGGGGGAAGAAAAAAGCGATGTATTTAGCCAGGCAATAGGCCTTGCCAAACAAAACTGGAAACTGGTGAACTTCAGCAGTGAGCGCAACCGGCGGCCAGCTACCGCAGCATTTGATGCCAACACCAAAACGTTCTGGCAATCTGCGGATAGCACCTCCCACAATATCATCATCAACCTGGGTGCGCAGCATCAGCTGAAGGGCTTTGCTTATACACCGCAAACTGTAAATGCAGAAGGGATGATGGAGAAAGGAAAGATAATGGTGAGCAACGATGGGCAACAATGGAAACAGGCAGGGGATTTTATGTTCGGGAACCTCATTAATGATCCCTCTATCCGATATTATTATTTCCAAACACCGGTTTCAGCGAAGTATGTTAAAATAGAAGCGACAGCAATAGCAGGCGGCAGCCGGTCGTTAACTATTGCAGAACTGGATTTCTTTGAATAG
- a CDS encoding glycoside hydrolase family 43 protein, translated as MKRTTKILAGLFLLMFSQDTNAQNTYQNPLAVEFGDPYVLHVKGDKYYMYGTGGAKNGFAAYSSTDLVNWKNEGQVWHAGNRNGWSDSTAAWGGAYWAPEVYEYKGKFYIFYSAQWKENPTKELENFRVGVAVADHPTGPFTDLDTKPIFDPGYPIIDANVLFDKSGKIYLYYSRCCYKHEVESEVATWAKEKGWFDKIEESWVYGVELKPDFSGVIGEPVLCLRPPVKMSDKQAEWESRSVTSKEVNRRWTEGSVIFKKGDTYYMMYSANYFGGRNYAVGYATSKSPLGPFKKAANNPVLQKNGGIVTGTGHNSITYSPDGKEMFCVYHARTSATGDKRVVFIDRMKILKDGKLIVEGPTTAPQAIPAGK; from the coding sequence ATGAAACGAACTACAAAGATCCTGGCAGGGCTCTTCCTGCTCATGTTCTCACAGGATACTAACGCACAGAACACCTACCAGAACCCGCTGGCGGTAGAATTTGGAGACCCTTATGTGCTGCATGTAAAAGGCGACAAATATTATATGTACGGAACCGGTGGTGCCAAAAACGGATTTGCCGCTTATTCCTCAACCGACCTGGTGAACTGGAAAAACGAAGGCCAGGTATGGCATGCCGGCAACAGGAACGGCTGGAGTGATTCTACTGCTGCATGGGGCGGAGCATACTGGGCACCTGAAGTGTATGAATACAAAGGCAAATTTTACATCTTCTACAGTGCACAATGGAAAGAAAATCCTACGAAAGAACTCGAGAACTTTCGTGTTGGTGTAGCCGTGGCAGATCATCCCACAGGGCCATTTACAGACCTGGATACCAAACCCATTTTTGATCCCGGCTACCCTATTATTGATGCCAATGTACTTTTCGATAAAAGCGGAAAAATCTACTTATACTACTCCCGCTGCTGTTACAAACATGAGGTGGAGAGCGAAGTAGCCACATGGGCAAAAGAAAAGGGATGGTTTGACAAGATAGAGGAAAGCTGGGTATACGGCGTTGAATTAAAACCTGATTTCAGCGGCGTAATAGGTGAGCCGGTGTTGTGTTTACGTCCTCCTGTAAAAATGAGCGATAAACAGGCAGAGTGGGAAAGCCGCTCTGTTACGTCGAAAGAAGTGAATCGCAGGTGGACGGAAGGGTCTGTTATCTTCAAAAAAGGAGATACCTACTATATGATGTACTCTGCCAATTATTTCGGCGGCAGGAACTATGCTGTGGGTTATGCCACTTCTAAAAGCCCGCTGGGCCCTTTTAAAAAAGCAGCCAACAATCCTGTTCTGCAGAAAAACGGCGGCATAGTAACGGGAACAGGCCATAACAGCATCACTTACTCACCTGACGGGAAGGAGATGTTCTGCGTCTATCATGCCCGCACCTCCGCCACAGGCGACAAACGGGTGGTTTTCATTGACAGGATGAAGATCTTAAAAGACGGAAAACTTATTGTAGAAGGGCCAACTACTGCACCACAGGCAATACCTGCAGGCAAATAG
- a CDS encoding MFS transporter codes for MTNDVNKSALFNGSCFALITTAFTFAIRAGILPQLGQQFNLTAEELGFINSMWFLGFPISMIIGGLVYHSFGPRNIMRVAFVAHTLGIILTIYATGYAGLLISTLFIGFGNGCTEAACNPMIADLWSGVKMNKMLNRFHMWFPGGIVIGSLISKFMTDAHLSWQLQMWVLMIPTVIYAFLFYGKTFPKAQVEGAASLSENLKAMISPLYIFLFCCMALTAITEFGPQQWVGLIMASSGASPMLILALVTGLMAVGRYFAGPAVAKLGQTGVLLGSAIFATIGIYLFSTVTGPLVYLAAICFAIGVCYFWPTMVGAVAQRVPLSGALGMSIIGGVGMFSTSIFQPIIGRWIDKATAESAAKGLTGDALTLTAGQETLAKITIFPAILIVLFIVLFIWQRKNKTEGAVAGH; via the coding sequence ATGACTAACGACGTTAACAAAAGCGCACTTTTCAACGGTAGTTGTTTTGCCCTCATCACAACTGCCTTCACCTTTGCCATCAGAGCAGGCATCCTGCCCCAGCTCGGCCAGCAGTTCAACCTGACAGCCGAAGAACTGGGTTTCATCAATTCCATGTGGTTCCTGGGATTCCCTATTTCCATGATCATAGGCGGGTTGGTATACCACAGTTTTGGCCCCAGGAATATCATGCGGGTGGCATTTGTGGCCCATACCTTAGGAATTATACTCACTATTTATGCCACGGGTTATGCCGGTCTCCTTATTTCCACGCTGTTCATCGGTTTCGGGAACGGGTGTACAGAGGCCGCCTGTAACCCCATGATCGCAGATCTCTGGTCCGGCGTGAAAATGAACAAAATGCTGAACAGGTTCCATATGTGGTTCCCCGGAGGTATCGTGATCGGCAGCCTGATCTCCAAATTCATGACCGATGCTCATTTAAGCTGGCAGCTGCAAATGTGGGTACTCATGATCCCCACTGTTATATATGCTTTCCTGTTCTATGGCAAAACTTTCCCTAAAGCACAGGTAGAAGGAGCTGCTTCATTGTCAGAGAACCTCAAAGCCATGATATCTCCCCTCTATATATTCCTGTTCTGCTGCATGGCACTTACGGCGATAACAGAATTCGGCCCGCAGCAATGGGTAGGCCTTATTATGGCCAGCAGCGGTGCCAGCCCAATGCTCATCCTGGCATTGGTTACTGGTTTAATGGCTGTAGGCAGATATTTTGCAGGCCCCGCTGTAGCAAAACTAGGACAAACAGGTGTACTGCTGGGTTCAGCTATTTTTGCCACCATCGGCATTTACCTGTTCAGTACAGTAACAGGCCCGCTGGTATACCTGGCGGCTATATGTTTTGCCATAGGCGTTTGTTATTTCTGGCCAACCATGGTTGGAGCGGTAGCACAGAGAGTTCCATTGAGCGGAGCTTTAGGTATGTCCATCATTGGAGGTGTAGGGATGTTCTCTACATCCATCTTCCAACCCATCATCGGCAGATGGATCGATAAGGCTACTGCAGAAAGTGCAGCAAAAGGATTGACCGGAGATGCATTAACACTCACTGCAGGACAGGAAACACTGGCAAAGATCACTATATTCCCTGCCATCCTGATCGTACTGTTTATTGTACTATTTATCTGGCAAAGAAAAAATAAAACAGAAGGTGCCGTAGCCGGGCATTAA
- a CDS encoding FAD-dependent oxidoreductase has protein sequence MLLQNKEIAIVGGGPGGLTLARLLQLKGANIKVYERDLNKDARVQGSPLDLHDESGLAAIIKAGLLNEFKKNYMPGADRLTITNEQAEIFHSDHETKPEENFGYEHFRPEIDRGVLRKILLASLQPGTVVWNNHFLSMEAQKEGWLLHFKNGTSAYADLVIAADGANSKIRPYITDIKPFYSGITMLEGNVYDAANSTPQIAALLRGGKIMAFGNKKDILMGQKGNGEIGFYASFKTDENWAKDNGLDYTDNAQMLAWFKRDYPEWSSIWYELFENAVTPFIPRPIYCMPLDQTWKSLPNVTMLGDAAHVMPPFAGEGVNMAMLDALELSEYLTSGEQDAIARYEVNMRKRAAIMAKESLENGERMHSEDALNTMLRFFEGH, from the coding sequence ATGTTATTACAGAATAAAGAGATCGCCATCGTTGGCGGCGGCCCCGGCGGGCTTACATTAGCAAGGCTTTTACAGCTCAAAGGTGCAAACATAAAAGTCTATGAACGGGATCTGAACAAAGATGCCCGTGTACAGGGTTCGCCGCTGGACCTGCATGATGAGTCCGGACTGGCGGCTATCATTAAAGCTGGTCTTTTAAATGAGTTTAAGAAGAATTACATGCCTGGTGCGGACAGGCTGACTATCACCAATGAGCAGGCCGAAATCTTTCACAGCGACCACGAAACCAAACCGGAAGAAAACTTTGGCTATGAGCACTTTCGCCCGGAAATAGACCGTGGTGTATTAAGAAAGATCTTATTAGCATCCCTGCAGCCGGGAACGGTGGTTTGGAACAATCATTTCCTTTCCATGGAAGCACAAAAAGAGGGCTGGCTGCTGCATTTCAAAAACGGCACATCAGCCTATGCAGATCTTGTGATCGCTGCGGATGGCGCCAATTCTAAGATCCGCCCGTACATCACCGATATCAAACCTTTTTACTCGGGAATTACCATGCTGGAGGGAAATGTCTATGACGCAGCAAACAGCACACCTCAGATTGCGGCATTGCTCAGAGGCGGCAAGATCATGGCCTTTGGAAATAAGAAGGATATTTTAATGGGACAAAAAGGCAATGGGGAAATAGGCTTTTATGCGAGCTTCAAAACGGATGAAAACTGGGCAAAAGATAACGGCCTGGATTATACGGATAATGCCCAAATGTTGGCCTGGTTCAAAAGGGACTACCCGGAATGGAGCAGCATTTGGTACGAACTGTTCGAAAATGCGGTAACACCATTTATCCCAAGGCCCATATATTGCATGCCCTTAGATCAAACCTGGAAATCCCTGCCCAACGTAACCATGCTGGGTGACGCCGCTCATGTAATGCCACCTTTTGCAGGAGAAGGAGTGAACATGGCCATGCTGGATGCCCTGGAACTGAGTGAATATTTAACATCCGGAGAACAGGATGCCATAGCCAGGTATGAAGTCAATATGCGCAAAAGGGCCGCCATTATGGCAAAAGAATCACTTGAAAACGGGGAGCGTATGCACTCGGAAGATGCTTTAAATACAATGTTGCGCTTTTTTGAGGGACACTGA
- a CDS encoding helix-turn-helix domain-containing protein codes for MNNHFYYKFIEPDKSVADFVENIGMFHNPTDEAKEVIVIPDGRIDLFFTQSLTEPFHVLLMGLETEPEQRTVLPQTLTFSISFKPLAVEYILPTPIAGFLNSAKELPNDFWDFSADDLKDFDAFYKKAHQKIAVPKEIDERKRKLFELIYSSNGEMTIKELSEKVFWSSRQMNRYFNQQFGLSLKAFCKILRFRASLEHIAQGKLFPELNFADQNHFIKEIKKFSGVVPKELFRNKNDRFVLLSVLKQK; via the coding sequence ATGAACAATCATTTCTATTATAAATTCATCGAACCGGACAAATCCGTAGCTGACTTTGTAGAAAACATCGGGATGTTTCATAACCCTACAGATGAAGCAAAAGAGGTTATTGTAATCCCTGATGGAAGGATAGATCTGTTTTTCACGCAATCTCTCACGGAGCCTTTCCATGTTTTACTGATGGGCCTGGAAACCGAACCTGAGCAAAGAACCGTTCTCCCCCAAACGCTCACTTTCTCCATTAGCTTTAAACCCCTTGCAGTTGAATATATCCTCCCCACCCCTATCGCCGGTTTTTTAAACAGCGCCAAAGAGCTGCCCAATGATTTTTGGGATTTCAGTGCGGATGATCTGAAGGACTTTGATGCATTCTATAAGAAAGCGCACCAAAAGATCGCAGTACCAAAAGAGATCGATGAACGAAAACGAAAACTTTTCGAATTAATCTATTCAAGCAACGGCGAAATGACCATCAAGGAACTTTCGGAAAAGGTATTCTGGAGCAGCAGACAGATGAACCGCTATTTCAACCAGCAATTCGGCCTTTCTTTAAAAGCATTCTGCAAGATCCTGCGCTTCAGGGCATCGCTGGAACATATTGCGCAGGGAAAACTCTTCCCTGAACTGAACTTCGCAGACCAAAACCATTTCATCAAAGAAATAAAGAAATTCTCCGGCGTAGTGCCGAAAGAACTTTTCAGAAACAAAAACGACCGATTTGTACTATTATCCGTTCTAAAGCAGAAGTAG
- a CDS encoding GNAT family N-acetyltransferase: MSTVITRPAAFNDLPVLAEFLQLLVNAERPFDVTLQEGDLIYYDLKELMERDNSELLVLEVDGKLVGCGYAQIRPAKPYLIYKEYAHLGFMYVLPEYRGQGLNQQLIEGLKTWVKSKGVKEVRLEVYTENNAAVRAYEKAGFKQILTEMRYELE, translated from the coding sequence ATGAGTACCGTTATCACAAGACCTGCTGCTTTTAATGATCTTCCCGTTCTGGCTGAATTCTTACAGTTGTTGGTGAATGCTGAAAGACCTTTTGATGTGACCTTACAGGAGGGGGATCTTATTTATTATGACCTCAAAGAATTGATGGAACGGGATAATTCCGAACTGCTGGTACTGGAGGTGGATGGTAAGCTGGTTGGCTGTGGTTATGCACAGATCCGGCCTGCAAAACCTTACCTGATATATAAAGAATATGCTCATCTTGGATTTATGTACGTGTTGCCTGAATATAGGGGGCAGGGGTTGAATCAGCAATTGATAGAAGGGCTGAAGACGTGGGTGAAATCCAAGGGGGTTAAAGAAGTAAGGCTGGAAGTTTATACGGAGAATAATGCTGCAGTGAGGGCGTATGAGAAGGCGGGGTTTAAGCAGATCCTGACTGAGATGCGATATGAACTTGAATAA